A window of Melopsittacus undulatus isolate bMelUnd1 chromosome 10, bMelUnd1.mat.Z, whole genome shotgun sequence genomic DNA:
CCACTTTTAAAACACTGACCTTCTCCCTGTGATACCTCCTTAACCTTAGCAGTGAGTCAGGCAGGGTGTTTTTTAGGACCTCTCAGCTCTTTCTGAGTTGTGGCACATGTTTTATTTGGGCTTTAATAGAGCATGTTTTAATCGCCTCCAGACTGCTCGCAGGCTCCTTGCTCCCTGTCTGCTCCTTTTTGGTTTGTTATTGACCAATCACCTTCTTTTTTCATACTTCCCTTCCTTGGAACCATAGAGCCACACGCTGGATTTATTTGGTGTGCTCTCTCCCACTACAGCACTAAATTGGTTGTTTTGTGGTCACTAGCAGAGAACAGGTCTCCCACAAACACCTTGTGAAGCAGGTCCTGTGCACCACTCCCCACCAACCCCAGAGCAGGAGCCCTCCTCGTAGCTTCCAGTGCTGCTTGGACCAGGAGACTCATTATTGTATCCCAAACCACTCTCTTCCTGCCTGATGGGTCACTGAGCTGACTGGTTTCTCTAATCTCTTTTTGTATCTGCTGATTGTTTCCTTTAGCCTGATCAGGGGTCAGTAACACAGTCCTGGCCCTGTATTTTTCTTGATGGAAGCTGGGATCTCCCATCTTGGTCTGGGGTTGTCATTCAGGGTGATCAGAAAGCCTGGCAttatcttatttcttttaaactcCTGGTACAAGGGCAGAAACACCTCTAAGTTTTGCCTTTACTTGATTGTTTAATACTGTTCCTGTGGGTCTGCCAGTACTACATAAACTCACCTTATTCATTGCAGCTGCATCATTTATTTCCCTGCTGCTCTTACCCTGGATACTGGCCACATCCTCCTCACAAGGGGTGCAAGTTTGAATTTCCACACCCACTGACTTTTCCCTCAGCTTTTTGTTTAAACATTCCTTTATGGCTTTTCCATCTTCCAGTGTCACTgacccagctctgctgtgatgAAAGGTGCAGGATCCCGTGACACCAGCTGGCAGGTTCGGGATGGTCTGTCTGGCAGGGATCCTTTCCTGGGTGCTTATATGTCCTCATTGCAATGGCTACAAGAGCAGAGGTGGGTCTCTGCCCTGCAACATCCCAGAGGCACTCACAGTACCTCCTTTGCCATTGCCTTGCGCTTGCTGCAGACACAGACACCCCAGCATGGTGTGTTCTGTGTGACAAGCTGGGCAGCCCCTTGCAGATTCTTCTTGTTTCATGGGCTGAAGCTGTTGGGTCTGGAAAGttgcattttgattttctgaagaaagcagaaaaaaacagcccTCTTATCACAGGCTTATTAATCCTCCTTGCTACAAGCTGACTTCCAGCTTTCTACACCATCACCCACAGAGCCTGGCAGTGTCAGTAGCCCTCTTTGCTCCAGGGCTAACTTGCTCCcctcagcactgccccagcagccagccAGCCCCTTGACCTGAACCCTCTGGGGGGTCCAAGGGTTCCCAccctttccccatccctttgcTCCCCAGGGCAGCCCTACCTGCACCGGCAGCACCACTCAGGGGTGCCCCTGAATTCCCGTTCACACCACCCTTCTTTCCAGGCTCTGCCAAGCCCGGAGCACAGTATGAGGGGGCAGCGGCACCCCAGATATGTGGGGCGGGGGTCCCATAGGCTCAGACCTGTGTCCGAGGGTGAAGTGAGCTGAGATTTAGGTCCTGGTGTCTCCCCAGGGTGATCCTACGGTGCCGAGTAGCGCCGGCAGGGCGGTGAGCGGTGCCGGGGTGCCCCCTCGCGGCAGCCCTGTCGCAGTGCACCCCGCTCCGGGGCTGGAGAGCCCTGGAAGGACGCTGCTCGGCGGCGGCGAGAGGTCCCAGCCCGTGATGACAAACGGCCCTTGAGCTCGGCTGCCCTCCGCAGCACCCCGCCTCCATCCAAACGCATAGGCGTGCTTGCAAGCATGGCCCCCGGCTCCCATTCTTCTCAGCCAGGGATCCCCTGGTGAATGTGCGACCCTGGTCACAGTCTGGAGCTGTGATGTAGAGgctgatttttaatttctgggACAGTACCAacgcttttttccccccagtaaATCAGAGTCATCCCTGATACAGCCCAGTATTCATGAGtctttttgcagaaagaaagcatctgggttttgttttataggTATCCTTGTGTGCTTTGGTATGACAGCATCTGCAGCGCATGTGGGAGCTCAGAAATGCCAAGGTCCAGATGCAGCAGAGGTGCAGCAGGGTGGCCGATGCAGAGGTGGGTGAGGAAGGCTGTGGGTGACCCCCATTTCTCAGTGGGAAGAGGAAAGCACCTCCTGAAAGTGGCAAAACACCTGACAGCCGCAGACTGAATTATAGGCAAGGGTAGATCATTTTACAGTGTTTGGGGGGCTTCCATTTGAGATAAGGGTTTGGGTGACATGGCCACATCCTGTGTTGTCCCTGTAATGCCAACCAGGCAACCCAGTGTAGCAGTCACTGCTCCCCAAGGAGCTGCATTTTCGGGGGAAAGCACTCAATTTTGGGACTTGGTTCCTCTGAGGGTTCAGAAGAGGCAAGGTTGGGTGCtcagcagaacagcagctccTCCCATCTCACAAGGTTGTGGGAGTGAGCATTGTGTCAGTAGAGTGGATTTTTTATAATGTAGATGTGTCAGAAGGAGGTGTGAATTAATCAAAGAACATGAAGTTGTAAGGGGTGAAAACTTGGTGATGTTTTCATGATGGTACCACAAtgttgtgtgtggttttgtacATGTAAACCCTGGTCATGAATGCAAGCCAGGCTCTGTGTACAAAAGCAGCAGCCCAACACACACAAGATGGACTTTTACTCTTTGTGTAGGCACAGGCCTTGGGCAGTCAGGTGGGTGAGCTGCTGGATCTTGACCCTTTTGAATGTGGTGAAGCAGCACTTATTCTGTCTCTGCTAAAACAGAGCATTTATCTGCATTAGCTCCCAGCTCAGACTCCAGGCTCCTACATAGAAGTTACAGAGAGTAACAAAATTGATGTATGCTGCTGTTTGATGCAttcctcctgcagtgctgtgctcgCTGTAAGGCATCAAGTATTtcaaagaactggaaaataataCACTTTGCTCACAAATGAGCTGCGCAGATGAAAGCATTGCTAGCAAAAGTCGTGCTTTAATCCCTGTGTACAAAACCATTAATCCCTTAAACAACAGgtgataaaaaaaacccaaactcatGAAAAAGATATCAAATGAAAGACATGTTCCTTGCCTGGGACCAATGATTCTTCAAGGGCCCAAAGGACAGCTATTGGTAAGTCCCAATATCCAAGGCACTGTGGGGAGAACCATCTCTGAGCAGGGACTACCAGTTAAAGGCCATGGAAAAGAGCTGTCCCTATGGTGTAGCCTGCTCCTCTCTTCAGGGCGATGCTGTGGGCACATTTCATGTGCTGCTGCCATGCTCCACTCTCTGGTACTGTGCGTGAGTGCAGCTCGCTCCTCTTGCATGCTTCTGCTTCAACACGTTTCCTTCCCACACCCTGCTGGGAATGGCAAAggtcagcagcagctcatgagGAGCCAGAAGGTAGGCAAGGGtctgcagcatcacctcctccaTGTGGGTGTGCTCCCTCCCCTTggcactgcagctctgtggctgcaCAACCTCCTTCTGCTCCAGCATTCCTGTCCTGCCACCTCCTTCACAACCAGAAAGGCACAAACATCTGATCTGCCCTGCCCCATCACAGGCTTGGCATGGAAATTACTGGTGAGAGCCTGTGTTAAAGGAGACGTCTCTGCCCCAGAGGAGGATCAGTCCAAGATTACTCTATGGTGAAACGACAGGACTACTGTCCCCTGCTGCCTTCTTGCTGTCCTGAGCTGCCTGTCCCGTGCTCTGGTCCCATTCTCTTTCCCTCAACCACAAGCCCTAGTTTTATCCCTCTTCCTCCCAAGTGTTACCAAgtgccctccagcagcacagccacaagGCTCAGGACAGCAACCAGCTGATGAACTGCACTGCAGCTCTTACACCCCATCCCATCGCCCTGCCACAAAACTGAGAGCTTCTTGGCAGCACTGACCAGACTCTGCAACAGCCCTGAGCTGCCCAGTGCTACAGACCTCAGGGACTGCTGGTGAGAAGCTCCCAAAGCCAGCCGCTCGCAATGGTGCAACAGCACACGTACCGTTTCCTGGAGAACTGCTGCTCTATCTCCTCTAAGGACTGTCCCTTTGTTTCCGGAACAAAAAGGTAAATGAATATAACAGCCATCACTCCCATCAGTCCGTAGAGAAGAAACATCCAAGAGAAACCAATGGCATCTGCAGAGAGATTCAAGCGCATGAGGGTCCACTGGAGGTGGAGACATGAAGGAAGCTGGCTGCTTACTGTGAGGGGCATCTTATTTTGAGAAGCActcagcagggaagggaagctCCTTATGTGCAAAGTCTGAACTGGGAATTGGACAGGGAGAAGATGCCAGGCTTTGCCAGCAGCACAcaagaggaaaggggaaggcaACCAAGCTCCAGGGCCCAGCAATGTGCATCAATTGAGGGATCTGCTAGAAAGCAATGTTGTAGGGCTGCTGgtatgaaagctgaaaaaaatccagtttccTGATACTGCAGTACTGCAGTGCAGCCCAGTGGGCGCTGGATGATTCTTACGGAAGCAGTGACAGAGGGGCTCacaccagtgctgctggtgtCTCTGCACTCAGAGGGATCAGGGTCACACCTATTCAAGTTCCCAGGGTTCAAAATGCCACTCAATCTCCAAATGGCTTGAGGTAGCTGCCTTCCCTAACCTGCTGTGGGAGAtggagggatgtgggatggCCACTTACCAATAAGGTCCAGGAAGGAGAGGCTGATCAGTAAATTAGCAGCCCAGTTAAAGCTGTTACAGAAGGCAAAGGCTCTTCCTCTTATCCCAGCAGGGTAGATCTCACTGAGGACCAGCCAGGTCACTGGATGGATTAGAGAGATCAAGAAGACAAGTGCAGGGTTAAGCAATTTATCTGGGAAATGGGCAAGGGAGATTTCAGCAGGGGCTTTAAACTGGGCAAGGGAGATTTCAGCAGGGGCTTTAAACTGGGCTTCACCCAGCACCTGTTGCTGGTGGTGTCAAACATTCATCAGCCTCAGTGTTGGGTCACTGCAGAACACTTCAAACTCCCATGTTTAGAACTCCACAGaatgaaatattaatgaatgGGTCCAAGGAGCAAATAAGGAAGCAGGGGAGATGGAAAACATACAGCATACCTGCTGTCAGGACATGCTCTTTGTagtaaaaaatgaaatgagaaaggGGTAGGGTTAGGGAGATGATGACATGTTTGGGCTAAAGTCACAGTTAAAGCAATACATGTCTTAGTCTCTCCTATCCCAGAGTTACTTTGATTGAAATAATTGACAAGGTCACAGTCAAACCTTGCTCACTTGAAACTTGATCActcatgttttttcttattagaTGCTGTTTCTCACATCAAGGAGAAGCTTTAAAGcaataaaaggcagaaaacagtaGAGCTTACATGGAAGTGAGAGCTAATCTCTGTTCTCATCTGATGAATAATGATTTCAGAAAAAGACCAACTGATACAGAGAAACTTCTAAAGAGGTCCCACTTCCAGTTCTGCACTGACTTTATCATACAGCTGAAGCCCCTCAGTCCCTCTGTCCTGAGCCCTCTATTTACCTCCTCACCAGGGTGCCAGGAAGAATGAAAGAGAGTTATTCTAGTGCTGTACCAGCCCTGTAGCTGACAGAGATGCAATGTTAGAAAATGATTCTGTGGGCAGAAGGGGATGTATTTCCAGTTCCCAGACACTGAGCTGCTTGGTAAAGCAGACACATAATGAATGTTTCAAGCAGACTGTAAGGATCAGCCCTAGTTTTATTCTCTGAGTTAGTGCAAGGGTAGATATAAACACCATACTTACTTGGTCCAAATCCAATTGAGAAGGCGCTCACAAAAGCCATCATGCTCAGCAGCGTAATCCAATTTAAGACCATATGTTCTGTCCAGGGAGCACCACCAAACGGAGGGCCTGTGCTTGCCACTGTCTCTCTTTTGGACTGACCTACAAAGCCCCTTTTCTGAGTGAGGGAAGAATCAGCAACAACCTCTCTGGTTTGAGTACTTGTAAAAACTTCTGAAAGGCTCCTCGTGGCAGCGAAACCAGGGTCTGCCTGACTTCTGACAGCATCTGATGCTGGTGGGATGGGTGATACAGCAGACTTGGAGGATAATGGTGCCAGGGCGTGCTGGGTGAGGCTGTGGGATCCATTGGCATCTGCGGCTACTTTGCAGTCCCTGGCCATGGCCAGTGGAGCAACACGGCTGGTGAGGCTGATGGTGGTGACAGAAATGGCCATCACCACACAACCAGCCATGAGCAGCACCCTCCTGCCAGCCTTGTCTGCAAAGGCCATCGCGACGAGTGTGGCCACCACTTTTATTGCCCCCAGCCCAACAGAAGCCAGGATTGCTGAGGAGTTGCTCTGGAATCCCACGGAGTGGAAGATTTTGGAGGCATAGCCCAGCACATTGGGTTGCCCAGTGAACTGCTGGAAGAGCACCAGTCCCAGGCCCACCAAAGTCCGCCTTCTCATGTTGTCTCTGGTTCTGAAAAGGTCAAGAAATGAGTAATCCTTCTTGTAGGGCTCAcgctttcctgctgctttttcctcagTGTCCTGCAATTGAATGAGGCCCTTCTGGCAGTCAGAATCCCATGAGCTTAATTTAACAGGGTTCATTGGGAGAAAGAGGATGCTGAGGAACTGCATGGCTGTCGGGGCAATGGCCAATCCAAACATGTACCTCCATCCCTCATCCACATCCGCAAAGATGTAATTCAGTGCATAGGACAGTAGGATGCCTATGGTGATGCCTGCTTCATAGAGAGACACCAGGAGCCCTCGCTGATGAGCAGCCACCATTTCTGAGACGTAGATGCAGCAGGCCATGGATGAGACAGAGATGGCAAAGCCCACAGTCATGCGCCCGATGACCAGACCAAGAAATGACCTTGACAGTGTAAGAACAAGGCTGCCAACCAACAGGACCAAGTTGCTGACCAGGATTGCTCTTCTCCTTCCATAGTGGTCAATGAGGATCCCCCCAACCAGAGAGGCGAGGAGAGCTCCGATAAGAAGGGCACTCACAAGAACTTCTTGCTTGAAGCAGCTGAGGTGAAAGTCTGTCTGCAACTGCAGCAGTGCACCGGAGATAATGCCCAGCTCGTATCCAAATATCAGCCCACCCAGGAGAGAGACTGTTGCAGACAACAGGAGGACCAGCAGTCCACGACctggaaaacaagcaagcaatGCTACATTGAGTTTTCTGGTGCTAGCAGGTAAGCTATCAACAGGcacaggctggaaaaaaactcTCCAAAGACACACAAAGTTTTCCATCTACAAAGCTGTGATGGTGAACTTCCCCACAGGTCACTAAGTCATGTACAGAGAGCCACTTGCAGATGGTCACATAACTCACCAGGCCTGCACACACTTCCACTAGCTGCTGGGGCACTTATCTGGAATGCAGAACTATGAAAACAGGACTTTGTTAACAATGTTAAGACTTGTATTTAAGTGGAGGGCAGTAATGTGTGGTGCCTGGAGTTGTACAGGGGGTTCCTCTGTGGTCTCCATTGATTCTAATTACAAAACCTGTTTTGGGCAGaaaatgcagcttctgctttctgattCCAAATTGTTCTGTGTTATCACATTTCAGTGCATGTGGCACCACCAGCTCTCACTGCAGGCTCTGCGTTCTCACTCCCACCTTGTTGTTAAAAACACTGCTTGCAGGAGTTTATTTCTCCTGGTTAATCTTGCACTCTCAGCATGACTTTGTGGGGGTGGCCCTGATTTCTTCATCTCTCCTTCTGCAACACAAGTGCCTGGGATGCCTGAGCCAGGCACAGCCTCCTCAGGCTGGTCGAGGACTACAGGACAAACATCATGAGCTGAAAAGCTCACTGTTGCCTGTCCCAGATACAAGAAGAGATTCTTTGACCGTGACCTTCCTATATAACTGAGCATGCAAGTCGGGTAAGTATTAAAGTTTagctaaaataagaaaaagaaacaacagcaaaagcaagacaaacccaaaccatcctaccCCAAATAACCCAAGAAAACCAAGGTGCTTGCTGCAGATACCTCTCATCCTGGGGAAAGGATGAAAGGGTGACCATGTGTGACCCATCAGTCATATTATGGCATGGGGGACTGCATGTGGTGTGAAAGCCAGTGCTGATGTAGGGACCTCTTGGGACCAGCTGTGACAGAGTCACCCCTATTACAGTTTTGAAGGCATAGGCAAAGTGCATTAGCTTTGAAGTTTGTGCTGGTTCTCAGCATGTAATGTTATCTGTATTCTCACATTGACTTTGTTTAATTAGAAATACTTAACTGCTTTAGTATACtgcatgtggaaaaaaatgtggacACAACTACCAGATCATGGAAAACTTTCCTCACCCTGCCTAAGGGCTTCTTTCCCCTCACAAGCTGTGTTTCATAGGAGGTGTCTCTATTTGGCCTTTAATTGGAGCTTGTTGTAAAGGTTATTTCTCAGCGATGGctgtatttatatttgtatttattctgtaACCCTCTGTTCTGTTTGTGTTCCTTACACCATCCCAGCTACACACCAGTCCCTCCACCACACTCTGTGTGACCTGCACTGCTTTTATCACCTTGTACATATGTTTTACAgataattagaaaaatatttgctcaCTGAGAACAAAAGGCTTTGCTTAACATGGGCATGCCATTAGTTTCAAGCCACAAACTCAATCAGATGCACATAGCCACACTGATTCTACTGCGTTTTGCTGCAGTGCTTGTTAGCTTAATGAGCAGTGATACAACGTGGATGAAAAGCCAGTTTTGTAGATAGTCTGTTCTGATGTAGTTGGGGAACCTGGGGGCTCTTCAGGTCACCGTATGAGGACAGTTAGCTCAGAGGGTCTCGCATGGAGCTCTGCCGATGGCAAACCGGCCGGAGGCAGTGATCCAGGACTGGGCAGTGCCCGTGCTGTTGACCGGCCGTTTGCAAAGCTTCAGCTCCTCTCTGCACTCACACCAAGGCCGCTGCCTGCAGCAAAACGCCCCGCGCAAAGCTCCCTGCGCGCTCCCCCCTTAgtcccctcttcctctctcGGCTCCCGGGACGGCTGCGCTGCGGGAAATCACTGCACGTTTTCGGTATGTACTGGGGGGAGCGCAAAACCACAACAGAGagggctgggggagggggaTGCACTTCCAGCCTTCAGGAAAAGTTGGAAACTTTGGGGGATGGAGTTTTCCCCGGGGCAGGACGCGCCCTCTCCCAGCCCGGCTGCCCTGTCCCGACGACGGGGGTCCCGCTGCCTCCCGCTCCCGTCCCATCCCGTCCCCGCGGCACTCACCCATGGCGCGGCGGGCGCGGAGCGGGGCGGAGCGGAGCGGTCGGGGTCCGGCGGCCGGAGCGGGGCCGTGCAGCGCCACGTCGCTGCCGCGCAGCCTCCCGGCCGCGCAGCCTGGGGCTTGCAGTCGCCCTGCCCGCCCCCCGGCGCGGTGTGCGCGGCCCCGGAGAGCCGGAGCGCGGTGAGTGAGCCGGGAGGGATGCGGGACCCGAGGCTGCTCCGTGCGGCTCCCGCTGGCAGGCGCAGGGGGCCCAGGGTCGTGTGACCGCGGGGATAATTGGGAATTGGGATAGAAAGGAGGATGTGGCAGGGTATGGCTCCGGGTGCTGGAATGACAGCTCTGTCCCCAGGCTATCGCACTTGAGTCAGGAACAGGAATCTCCCCGCTGACGGCAGGACCCCCTCAAATGCAGAGCTTCACCCCTGTAGATCAGAAAGTCTCTAGAAAGCCCACAGGAGACCGACAGTTTATTCTTAAGTAGCTCGGCTGGAAAGCCAAAGAAAGCCTGATGGGAAATGAGCGACCATTGCAAACCTAAAAGGAGAGCAGCATGATTGAGTCTGCACTCTCTACTTTCTTCACAGTCTCTCCAGCTTATCTCCTTCCCTTTGAATCGTGCTCCATTAGGGGAAGCGTTTCAGCATTCAACTTACCTTGCAATTAACATTCTCTTTCTGCTGAGTggaacagaaacatttcagctGCATAAAATACACTGGGACATGCACTTGGgtacaaagattttttttctgagactgAGCCTAAATTTATAAATCCCAAAGTCCAGTTt
This region includes:
- the SLC2A10 gene encoding solute carrier family 2, facilitated glucose transporter member 10 isoform X2 gives rise to the protein MGRGLLVLLLSATVSLLGGLIFGYELGIISGALLQLQTDFHLSCFKQEVLVSALLIGALLASLVGGILIDHYGRRRAILVSNLVLLVGSLVLTLSRSFLGLVIGRMTVGFAISVSSMACCIYVSEMVAAHQRGLLVSLYEAGITIGILLSYALNYIFADVDEGWRYMFGLAIAPTAMQFLSILFLPMNPVKLSSWDSDCQKGLIQLQDTEEKAAGKREPYKKDYSFLDLFRTRDNMRRRTLVGLGLVLFQQFTGQPNVLGYASKIFHSVGFQSNSSAILASVGLGAIKVVATLVAMAFADKAGRRVLLMAGCVVMAISVTTISLTSRVAPLAMARDCKVAADANGSHSLTQHALAPLSSKSAVSPIPPASDAVRSQADPGFAATRSLSEVFTSTQTREVVADSSLTQKRGFVGQSKRETVASTGPPFGGAPWTEHMVLNWITLLSMMAFVSAFSIGFGPMTWLVLSEIYPAGIRGRAFAFCNSFNWAANLLISLSFLDLIDAIGFSWMFLLYGLMGVMAVIFIYLFVPETKGQSLEEIEQQFSRKRVWEGNVLKQKHARGASCTHAQYQRVEHGSST
- the SLC2A10 gene encoding solute carrier family 2, facilitated glucose transporter member 10 isoform X1 — encoded protein: MGRGLLVLLLSATVSLLGGLIFGYELGIISGALLQLQTDFHLSCFKQEVLVSALLIGALLASLVGGILIDHYGRRRAILVSNLVLLVGSLVLTLSRSFLGLVIGRMTVGFAISVSSMACCIYVSEMVAAHQRGLLVSLYEAGITIGILLSYALNYIFADVDEGWRYMFGLAIAPTAMQFLSILFLPMNPVKLSSWDSDCQKGLIQLQDTEEKAAGKREPYKKDYSFLDLFRTRDNMRRRTLVGLGLVLFQQFTGQPNVLGYASKIFHSVGFQSNSSAILASVGLGAIKVVATLVAMAFADKAGRRVLLMAGCVVMAISVTTISLTSRVAPLAMARDCKVAADANGSHSLTQHALAPLSSKSAVSPIPPASDAVRSQADPGFAATRSLSEVFTSTQTREVVADSSLTQKRGFVGQSKRETVASTGPPFGGAPWTEHMVLNWITLLSMMAFVSAFSIGFGPMTWLVLSEIYPAGIRGRAFAFCNSFNWAANLLISLSFLDLIDAIGFSWMFLLYGLMGVMAVIFIYLFVPETKGQSLEEIEQQFSRKRRVWEGNVLKQKHARGASCTHAQYQRVEHGSST